The Coffea arabica cultivar ET-39 chromosome 10e, Coffea Arabica ET-39 HiFi, whole genome shotgun sequence region GTTaacttttttgtttgttttagacTTTTAGACAAATCATTATTGGCTTAATTTACAATTTATTTGTCAAAAGAGAGCTGGGAATGAGAAAAAGCGGAGACAGAGACCATCAAGTCGGATGAGTAAGCTCTCCGGCAGCGGCGGGTTCTTCTTCATGTACGAGAGGAGAGACCCTCTTCCTTGGCCCTTTTGTTTTGGTCTGTTAATTTAATGACTAGTCAAATACAAAAGGGTCCCTCTGGTCTTTTTCAATTAGCAGTACGGGTTATTCGGAAAAGTAATTGTAACACGAGAACCACGACTTTCACGGTACTTGCTTATCCCTCCCTATCTCTTCCGTCTTTTGGTTACCTGCCTGCCATTCATAATTGACACTACTCTGCTATTTATTGAAATACAACTCATCCAAAATGGGTGGTTAGTGGTTGCATTATTAGTTTGTAAAATCTTAGCTGAGATGTCAGGACAAAACACAGTAGTGTATGTTAAGGTCCCACctcgtactttttttttttttttttttttttaatatcattCCTCCTTAATTATATATACCTTCTAAATGGCGAAGCAATTTGCGCTTGGTGTAAAAATAAGAACAAATACTTTGGATTCCATTTTTCTGGACTATTTATAGAACAAACACTGTaccgatttgatatatatatgagataaaaagttaattaaaaaatataatcacAAAAAACgtaataatttttctttgaaaatctGCACTGCTTCTCAGAAATATGGTTTTCAGAAATATCATTCAAATATGCAACAGGGAAAATATTTTGAGTCAAAGTTCTTTATTTTGAGCGCGCGCTGTTTACAAAATCTTTCTCCGAAGTCAAAagattttcttagttttttggTTTTTGGGGTGAATCACGAGAATTGGTTGCAATTTGTGTACGAGAAACTGCCTGGAAAGAACTGCTGAAGTCCTAAAACAGCTGTTActgttttttttataaaaaaaaaaaaaaaaaaaaatcttagtcAAAGCTGTTGTGGAAACAAACAACTGGTGGCGTGATGTTTTCGGTTAGTTGGTGTGAGAATGAACTTTCTTCTTTCCCGTCTATTTAATATTTTCGTCGCAGGTTTGACCGCTTAAactgaataaaaataaattggAAAATGAAAACGGTTTTGGTTTTGTCCACCGTTTTAGTTGCTTTGAATTGAAGAAACAAAATCCAACCTGTTTAGTAGCTACAATGGAAACTTCAGTCTAGAAGGAGAAGACAGGAAGCAAATGATCGAAGGTCTTCTCCCTCCGACgtaccaaaaataaataaataaataaagaaggtCTTCTCAATCAATAATATTGGTTTAATTTATATTACTGTTAACATTTTGGAAACTACCTCCGCTTATTAATTACTCTTCTTAATAAATTTGGTTAAATGAAAGACTGAAGTCCACTTCTTAAAAGCAAAGTTCTGCTGGGTAAGTTATGGTCCCAATACCCCCTTCCTCAGCCCTTTGAACTTTCTCaatcattttccttctttcttctaatCCTGATCACTATCAACTACGAGTATTTTCCACGTACTAAATCATGATCAAAAAGATCAAAGGAGGCAACTTGTAAGTTTTTATTTtccagaaaaagaaataaaaagaaaaagatgattggGTTTccttcacaaatttttttttttttttttataaaaaaaaggggtaaattgaACGCTAGGTTTATTCGTGGGACGAGCTTTTATAACAATTTGATAAGGTGCATCCGATGAAGAGTCAAAGAAATAAACTACTACTAGTAGCATGTAGCAGTCATAGGATGGTGCCACCCCACCTTCCATGATATGCTGTGATAGAATTACGAATTCCCGCGTCATAGAAATACTCGTCATAATTCACAACTTAATACGGACGTAATTCTTATGAAGAtgacaaatttatttttttaatccaaatacAATCTtggtaagagaaaaataaattggaTAATTCCTATTTTTCTGCCACTAATCATATCAAATTTTAAACTATATCATCAACAGCAACAACAGCAAAAAGCAAATTGCATATTACTACAGTAGCTCTTCCAAAACAGCTactagtaattttttttcacacaaaaaaaaaaatcagcgtTTTTCGTGATCAACCGAGCAGAGCCAATTTAGGTTCATGCAGAGGCCCTGTATTGGGCctagacacgtggcagcccaggtaTAGCCGAGTTGGGTTCCGGCCCCAGGCTCCTGGCTACCGCCCTGGGCCGCACCCCCGCTAGGGCTCCAGGGGGATCAGGAGACCGTCCCGCAGAGGTCGGAGGAGATCCCGCTCGGCGCGGGATTGAGATTATATCAGGAAGGTCCCggaacgtacggaggtcggactctgGCCCAGGTATAAATAGTGCTACACACCCATTGCCCAAGGTACGCTCGCTATAGGCCAATTACCCCCGGCTGTTACCACTCCCCGTGAACCCTACTCACCGGAGAACTAACTTggccgtcggagtgccctcggggaccaCCTCGGGGCCCCTTTGTTAGCCCCTCTTCTCTGTTTTGCAGGTCTTGGATCAGCTCTCCCATCGACACCCCGAGCTGATCAGTCAGCTCTCCTCGGGGAAGCTCTGCGCTTCTTCAGTGCAGAGGCCCTGTATTGGGCctagacacgtggcagcccaggtaTAGCCGAGTTGGGTTCCGGCCCCAGGCTCCTGGCTACCGCCCTGGGCCGCACCCCCGCTAGGGCTCCAGGGGGATCAGGAGACCGTCCCGCAGAGGTCGGAGGAGATCCCGCTCGGCGCGGGATTGAGATTATATCAGGAAGGTCCCggaacgtacggaggtcggactctgGCCCAGGTATAAATAGTGCTACACACCCATTGCCCAAGGTACGCTCGCTATAGGCCAATTACCCCCGGCTGTTACCACTCCCCGTGAACCCTACTCACCGGAGAACTAACTTggccgtcggagtgccctcggggaccaCCTCGGGGCCCCTTTGTTAGCCCCTCTTCTCTGTTTTGCAGGTCTTGGATCAGCTCTCCCATCGACACCCCGAGCTGATCAGTCAGCTCTCCTCGGGGAAGCTCTGCGCTTCTTCAGTTCACAACGACTACTAATAGATTGAGAGAGTCTAGTAAAATAAAGAACGGAAGTACAGAACAGACATAAagcaaagatttttttttttttttttttttttgtatggaGACTCGTGAAAGAAGTGGATTATAGCTGGCAAAAACTAATGACCTGGTGGGACTTGGGGGACCGCGGAGTTGTgcgaaaatttcaaaagttgcAGTTAGGCCCGTTAAAGTTTTGCACACATCACTCAGAAACGGACAATGGACGCTGCAGATCCCACTTAACAAACTTCCGACGTGGCAAGATAGATATCTCATGATTAAGCTGTAACATGTCGGGCGTTTAGTCATCAGCCCTTAATACACGTGTTTCGTCTCGGGTCCCACCATCACAACTGTCCGTTGCAGCGGAAATTCGGCGCCATATAGTGTTGGAGTGGTACCTTCCAACCCATGCTGTTAACTGTTGTACTGTACCCAATAATTCAAGAGAGAGACAGGCAGAATTATctcgtgtgtgtgtgtgaaatcCTGATGAATAATTGCTCCAGTTGGTTACTACTGATTCTCAGGCAtgcacgtttttttttttttttaaaacttttcctctctctctatttttgttttgttttgttttgttagtatttatcgctttatttctttttcccgCTTTTCTCTTTCACCAGTGCAATGCACGGCTGGAGGGCTTTAAGGCTTATTATGAGGAGGGTGCTCCTGTGAAGAACAGGAACTACGGCAGTTGAATCAATGTAGTTTGCAAAAACATTTCAATATCATCGACAGTTGCAAATCTTGAATGTAGTTTTGCATTGGATTTGAATGTAGAACCAACGGAGTGGAATCTGGCTTTAAAACATCACAGTGACTGATGTCTTCACGTAAAGATGTCTATTAAATCCATTTTTCCAACTGTGATCCTGTGAATGTGAGCAGGAACTACATGTATCAACTTTccaaggaacaaaaaaaaaaaaaaaatgaagatagCACTGGCTGGGCCTTTGATTCTTGAAATTTGTCACCTGTGGCTAATTAAAGAGGTTTATCCGTTACAAATGATGGTACTTGGTGGTGCTGCATCTTAACAGAGTGATCTTGTGGTCCTCATCCGTACGATGCGGCCAGCTGCATTGATCAAAAAGCTTTAATAAAAACAGAATTGATAGTTGCATGCTGGGATTTCTCTTTTTACTGGTATGAGGTTCAGTTCAATGGATGTGCTTCGAAACAATCCAGGCTAACATTTTCGGCCTTTTGACACCGTACAAGATCTTTTGCATGATACTACTACTATATTGCTTGctcctatatatatattagcTTTCGAAGTTTGACAAAACCTTTTATCAGCCACAGCCCCTGATCTTCTTCTTAGTCTACAAGTTGAATCCAGAAGAGAATATGTTGGTTTTTGTTACtttccttgaaaaaaaaaaaaaaaagaagcagaaGAGAATATGTCGGGCTTTTCCCCACCACGTGGATCATTCATCCAAATGGTGTATTAACTATTCGCCGGAAGAATGATTCCCACAAATTACAATGCCATCTTTATTCGGAATATGTTGATTAATTAATGCTGGTACCACACCACAAATGTTCCTCACTTGTACTTATATACTTGTCTAAAGGCAAGAATGGCAAAGCTAAAAAGCTACTGCAATAAAGCCTGACATCCCCTCCATTATATATCCCATTCAAGTTAAGCGAATCAAGACGGTTTCCCATTTTCCCTATTTCTTTCTTCCCCGGCCCGGTCACTCCAATATGtctatttaattaaaaaaaaattaaagcagTGTATTAGCGTCAAAAGTTTTAGTTACACCTAGCCTCCTGGTCGGAAGATATTTTCGGCtgcttctccttttttttttttttgcaaattgaGTATCTGACTCCCACGGTCACCAAACCGGTGTAATTTAACTGCGTCAcgcattttctttatatttATAGAAGATTGACTTTTTCTATATACCGATAGTatatagtgatttttttttatattaataattttagaCGTATACTAAATACGCATaacttgaattttgaatttatgtTATATAACatgatctaatttttttttttttttgtaaaagaaaatttatctttttatatatatttaaaacacTTTTTCTAGTGGACCTTTCCCAGTTTTCTTGCTACTAGATAGCTTTTATTAGAACCTTTACTTTCTTTCTCCACATAAATCGTGTAAGtaccagaaagaaagaaaaatacgTGCCACGAGTTACTACGAAATTTAATCCATCCATATGGATTTGGATTCATTTTTATACATTCCATCCCTGTTGACATGTAGCAATAGAGTAAGACATTAGTGATCTGCAGCTAGCGAATTATTATACGAACcactcagaaaaaaaaaaaaaaaaaaaaaaaaggagaggctAACTCTTAAACTCTGGTTTAGGTCTGAAGTAAAAATTGGAGCATAGCTCGAAGGTGCAAAATTatgggaaaaacaaaaaaagggacGTGGGAGGGGGGGAGGGATGAGGTGAATTTTGGAGTCACGTGATGGGTTCGGTAATTGGCATGGGCTATCGGGTGTGAACGTGCGGGTACGGCCCAAGGACGGAATTAGGTGAGGGACGGACGATGGTGGCACGTGACACCGGCATGCGTGGCAAAAGACAGAAAAATTTTTCAGTGGTACGTTTCTCCAGACAGCTGTCACCCCAGCGTAACCAGCAAGTAACGGACTGCATCATTTGTCTTTTCTGTtagcatttttatttttacgaatcggatcggatcggattCTTTTGCGGTAACTGCGATTTCCTCAATCCTCAGGAAGATTAATTAGAAACGGTTTCTTGTCTCCGGAATATTCCAGAAACTCTGAGCTAACTAAAAAACATGTGGTGTTCGAAAAGCGAAAAGAGCACGGAAAATTACGAAACCAACCCCTCCTTTTTTCACCCATCAAGAAACCAAACTCGATAATTATTTTtggatgtgtttggattgtccttttttaaagaaaaattgttatgtaattttttattttacatatatcaaatcgttataataatttttttttataaaagattccaaaaaaaaaatccaaacaagGTCTTAAAATTTTGCcatagcccaaaaaaaaaaaaaaacctaggaATATATGAGTATCGTGAATAGGCTTTCAGAAGTTAAAAATATCGACATGGATATATGTCACCATAATATTAGTTCAAAATGATTCACCGGAAAATCGAAGGACGAGAAAATAGAGCTAGGAATAATTTTGGATGTGTCAACATTAAttatccatatatatatatatatattattttgatCGATTTTGtctgagaaaaagaaaactcgACCATAAAAAAACTTGTGGTGCTGAGTGACGCCTTGAAGGATTGACTAGTGAGCGCTAGGAATTAATTTGACGTCCCAACCGCATTCACAATTTAATTTTGATCTACTTTGTGCAAAAGCCTTGTCCAATCAAGATTGACGTGCATATTGAAGGTCAATTATCGACGAAAGACGCAAACAATTAAGTTCCTCCATTAAAGAATATCAGTCGAATTAAGATACGCGACAATTTTTTAAATGAGATTCCGATCTGCTAAACTTTTCCTTGGGAAACTGGTCTACTTTGTAGTAGCTTCACGTAAGGCGCGAGAGCGTATAATACATGATGTAATAAATAATTTATCTGACAAAATAACCATTTAGAGTgtccgagaaaaaaaaaagataaataagaTAAATAACTCTTATAGTCAATGGATCCTTAACAATATATTCCTATTCATAACAAGTGTCTTTTACCATAATAGCTAAAACAACACGGTATTGTTTACTAAAGCAGGGAAATTATACATCGACTTGATAGTGTGTCTGAATATTAGATTATTTtgagataaatttttttaaaaaaagaataacgTAACACTTTTTatatgtgatgtatgtgagataaaaaaatcgATTAAAAAATATACTGATATAATACATGTAAgtaaaattttacaaataagctACAATCCAAATACGTGCCATAGATAAATGAAGCTAACGaactttttcctttccttttttatggttttttttttttttagctcgCAATGATTAAGCATAATACAATACTGCAGTTTCTCAATTCTATTATGGTTCATTTCCTTCCAGCACCAATTAATGAGAAGAGGAGCTCCCTTGCAATAGCTTAATGAATCAATTTGTTAATATGGGAACCGAATTAAGCAATCCCAGGAAAGTTGAGAAGATAGACATTAATTATTCCGAGTTTCTTCAATTATTTTAGCTTTAGCTTAAGGTCATTATTAATGTTTTAAAGAGAGAGATAATTCAACCTATGTGATTCTTTATTATTGTTCGTAGAATTAAATTTCATGCCAATAACGACTTGTGCTTTTTATCGGTGGCGTAACAGACACAACCATAATCAAATACCCATAACAATGCCCACATTGATGGGAAAGAGAAACATCAATATCATGCCCCAATGCACAGCGCGTCACTGCGGAAGGAAAAAACGTTAAAGTCGGTTTTGGCGGTTCAAAAAATTGAGAAGGGGCCACGTGTGACTGGCACGTGGAGGTGGTACCCGCAAAGTGATAGGCAGTTAAGCATGGGGAGTGGTCAGTTTCTAGTTTTACAGCCTGGCCTCATCCCCCCATTTCTGCGTCCGTTTTTGTCCTTTAGCGCCACCTCATCACCACCCGCCCCCTAGGACCCCACTCCAATTTAAACCAACTCCCCAACTAAAAATCCagaattaaataatttttaaaaaaacactttaataatcccaaaaaaaaaaaagaaagaagaaaagaaaaagagaaaaaaaaaaaattccctctaTGCTCTCCAGCCTGGCTCAGTCAAAGTCCATCCAACCTCCTCAACCGTACGTACACTCAATTCAAATCAACTCCCCTCCCCACTTAAAAaatcacacacactcacacactccATTATATAATTAACTTCCAAAACGGTCGGTGATTTGAAATTAAATTCCCATAATCTAAAAAAACCCGAGATTTTAGTGAGTGTGATTCATATAGGTGTCCACTCCGCTCTCTCGCCCACCGACGCGTGTCCCTCGCCAGCTGTATCCTACGGCTTAACTGCCTTTTACTGGTTATCCCAACCGGCTCCAACCAGTCATCCCTATCCTAACTCTCTCATATTTATACCCCCCCAATTTGCCCTCTTCACTCTGCTTTTTGATATTAGCAGTAAGGCGAGGCTCCGCCTCCCCCATCTAATTGTACAGTGGCACTCACCCGTAAATTTCTCTAGGCTCTTAGGTGGTTAATATAATTAGGTTAACAAAGCAAACAGCCATGGGGACGATCGCGCACAGAAAAGAATCGGATCGGATCAAGGGTCCGTGGAGCCCCGAAGAAGATGAGCTGTTACAGAGGCTTGTTGAGAAGCACGGCCCCAGGAATTGGTCCTTGATTAGCAAGTCGATTCCGGGTCGATCCGGGAAATCCTGCAGGCTCCGCTGGTGTAACCAACTTTCGCCGCAGGTGGAGCATCGGGCTTTTACGGCCGACGAGGACGAGAAGATCATTCGGGCTCATGCCAAGTTTGGGAACAAATGGGCCACCATAGCCCGTTTGCTCTCAGGTCGAACCGATAACGCCATCAAGAACCACTGGAATTCCACCCTCAAGAGAAGGTGCTCTTCCATGTCCGACGATTTCAACTTCGAAGTCCCTCAGCAGCCTCTCAAGAGATCCGCCAGCGTCGGTCCCGGTACGAATGTTTCCGCCATATATGTCAACCCGAGCAGCCCTTCTGGATCCGACTTGAGTGACTCGAGCCTTTCGGGTTTCGGATCCGGTCATGTTTTCCGACCCCTTGCTCTCACCGGCGGAATCTCCCCTCCGGTTCAGCAGATCGAGACGCTTTCGGCGGCAGCACCAGACCCGCCAACATCCCTAACCCTATCCCTACCCGGCTCCAGCTCCGCAAAAAGTCCGACCCAGAACTCCAAGTCGGTTGATGATCCAACCCCTTCACTCGGGGCGGCGGGTCAAACCCTACAGCAGCCAACTCAGGTCATGGTAAGACCTCCTCCCCCGCCACCTCCTCCGCCCCCGCCGCCACCGTTGGCACCAGCGCCACTGACCCCAATGGCACCGCCACAAGCAGCACCAGTGGCACCACCGCAGTCGCAGGGAGGATTCGTGTACCCGGTTCCCGCCCCAGCCCCAGCCCCAGCCCCTATGCCTGGTCAAGTAGCAGAGAGGCAGTTCTTCAGCCAAGAATTCTTGGGGGTATTGCAGGAAATGATAAGGAAAGAAGTGAGGAGTTACATGTCAGGGATAGAGCAGAATGGGATGTGTATGCAGACTGAAGCAATCAGGAATGCTGTGGTCAAGCGTATTGGAATTAGCAAAATTGATTAAATAATTTATGCAAAGAAATTAAATCCGGACCAAATTAATGAATGCTGATTGAGTGGTGGGGGGACTGCACGAAAAATCTCTTTCATGTCCATGTCCGCGGACATGAATTTTGGTATCAATTGATTGGTGGGGGTGAAGGGAGAAGTGGGCAATAGAAGGGAAGTagtaattttgtttttcttgttggGCTCTTAAATTTGGGGGGGCGATTAGCATTTCCGTTTGGGTTCTTCTATACAAAAATAATCTTAGATGGGTTATTGTACAGACTAAGAGAGGATGAGGGGAGCGACTTAAATGTTTCCTGGTGAACAGAAGTTGCTGGAAGAAAgcaatcccaaaaaaaaaaaaaaaaaaa contains the following coding sequences:
- the LOC113712699 gene encoding transcription factor MYB44-like produces the protein MGTIAHRKESDRIKGPWSPEEDELLQRLVEKHGPRNWSLISKSIPGRSGKSCRLRWCNQLSPQVEHRAFTADEDEKIIRAHAKFGNKWATIARLLSGRTDNAIKNHWNSTLKRRCSSMSDDFNFEVPQQPLKRSASVGPGTNVSAIYVNPSSPSGSDLSDSSLSGFGSGHVFRPLALTGGISPPVQQIETLSAAAPDPPTSLTLSLPGSSSAKSPTQNSKSVDDPTPSLGAAGQTLQQPTQVMVRPPPPPPPPPPPPPLAPAPLTPMAPPQAAPVAPPQSQGGFVYPVPAPAPAPAPMPGQVAERQFFSQEFLGVLQEMIRKEVRSYMSGIEQNGMCMQTEAIRNAVVKRIGISKID